From a region of the Campylobacter anatolicus genome:
- a CDS encoding metallophosphoesterase, producing MGLLRIIIGAIIFSAFINFYSYKRFIKKIVFLQPYLSYIRWSLVVVSIVEFVFVLQIRFAFLSIELYMFSAALIAFSLFLFGLSVIYDVLRVLFRRTKFSQNRRKFIKFCFDVTFLILLFSYFFKGLFNALTPPKINFTEIKIKNLKVPFRIAMITDVHIGEFLQKEFLATLVYSINQTKPDVVVIVGDMIDFEADKIGSFLDPLDELRSTYGTFYVPGNHEYYHGIDGIMDKISSHNVTILGNKNVQIGGVNLAGVYDLAGFRFKHLEPNLDAALKNMDKNLPTILLSHQPKFIKQYDAELSKKGVDLVLCGHTHGGQIFPFQILVWLDQHYLRGLYKHNDKMQVYVSSGAGFWGPPVRIMAPSEIAILNLIGE from the coding sequence TTGGGTCTTTTACGCATAATCATTGGTGCAATTATATTTAGTGCTTTTATAAATTTTTACTCATATAAACGTTTTATAAAAAAGATTGTATTTTTGCAGCCGTATTTAAGCTACATACGTTGGTCTTTGGTTGTTGTATCAATTGTTGAGTTTGTATTTGTTTTGCAGATTAGATTTGCATTTTTAAGTATTGAGCTTTATATGTTTTCGGCAGCCTTAATCGCATTTTCGCTATTTTTATTTGGGCTTAGCGTGATTTATGATGTTTTAAGAGTTTTATTTAGGCGGACCAAATTTAGCCAAAATCGACGTAAATTTATCAAATTTTGCTTTGATGTTACATTTTTGATACTACTATTTAGCTACTTTTTTAAAGGGCTATTTAACGCATTAACGCCACCGAAAATAAACTTTACTGAAATAAAGATAAAAAATTTAAAAGTACCATTTAGGATAGCAATGATTACCGATGTGCATATCGGTGAGTTTTTGCAGAAAGAATTTTTAGCAACACTTGTTTATAGTATCAACCAAACAAAGCCAGACGTAGTCGTGATAGTGGGCGATATGATTGATTTTGAGGCGGATAAGATAGGAAGTTTTTTAGATCCGCTTGATGAGTTACGATCAACTTATGGAACGTTTTATGTGCCTGGTAATCACGAGTATTACCACGGTATTGACGGCATAATGGATAAAATTTCTAGTCATAACGTAACTATACTTGGTAATAAAAACGTCCAAATCGGTGGCGTAAATTTAGCTGGTGTTTATGACTTGGCTGGATTTAGATTTAAACATCTTGAGCCAAATTTGGATGCTGCACTTAAAAATATGGATAAAAATTTACCAACTATCCTACTCTCTCATCAGCCAAAATTTATAAAACAATATGATGCCGAGCTAAGTAAAAAAGGCGTAGATCTAGTGCTTTGCGGACATACGCACGGTGGTCAAATTTTTCCATTTCAAATTTTGGTTTGGTTAGATCAGCACTATTTACGTGGACTTTATAAACATAATGATAAAATGCAAGTTTATGTTAGCTCTGGTGCTGGATTTTGGGGACCACCGGTGCGTATAATGGCACCAAGTGAGATAGCGATATTAAATTTAATCGGAGAGTAA
- a CDS encoding ABC-F family ATP-binding cassette domain-containing protein — MLEVKGLTQRFASSLLFEDVSLKLNRHNRYGLIGANGAGKSTFLKILSGEIEATSGEIVIENGLKVGVLGQDQFAFENFTLKDAVLYGNKRLYDAVKEKEKLYMSEEFTDAINDRLSELEMISAEEDPTYEYETRIEKILSSLGLNEFDKLMSEVENSDKVKVLLAQVLFPKPDILFLDEPTNNLDIDAIAWLENELNHHDGTLVVISHDRHFLNRVCTHILDVDFKKIREFSGNYDDWYVAANLIAKQHEMERDKKLKEKEELERFIARFSANASKAKQATSRAKQLEKLDIAEIAISSRRDPSILFRANREIGNELIELKNINKKFDDKIVFNGLNFKLEKGDKLAIIGHNGVGKSTLCKLITGELAPDSGEMHIGATIELGYFAQDTVNKIDGELKLYEYLQDAKNKDIDEIRKCLGRMLFSGADQEKSVSALSGGEKHRVRLAQLMLHRPNLLVMDEPNNHLDLEAIIALGEAFYNFTGSVICVSHDRELIDAFANRILHLKGDGEIVDFRGTYEEYRTNLGLEY; from the coding sequence ATGTTAGAAGTTAAAGGACTCACACAAAGATTTGCAAGTAGTTTGCTCTTTGAAGATGTGAGTTTAAAACTCAATCGTCATAATCGATACGGCTTAATCGGTGCAAATGGGGCCGGGAAATCAACATTTTTAAAAATTTTAAGTGGTGAGATAGAAGCCACTAGTGGTGAGATCGTTATAGAAAATGGCTTAAAAGTTGGCGTTTTAGGACAAGATCAGTTTGCATTTGAAAACTTTACACTTAAAGATGCTGTTCTATATGGTAACAAACGCCTATACGATGCGGTCAAAGAGAAAGAAAAGCTTTATATGAGCGAAGAATTTACAGACGCTATAAATGACCGCTTAAGCGAACTCGAGATGATATCAGCCGAGGAAGATCCAACATACGAATATGAGACCAGAATAGAGAAAATTTTAAGCTCACTGGGGCTAAATGAGTTTGATAAGCTAATGAGCGAGGTTGAGAATTCCGATAAAGTCAAAGTACTTTTAGCTCAAGTGCTTTTCCCAAAGCCTGATATTTTATTTCTTGATGAGCCGACAAACAACCTTGATATTGACGCGATTGCTTGGCTAGAGAATGAGCTAAATCACCACGATGGAACACTCGTTGTTATAAGCCACGACAGACACTTTTTAAACAGAGTTTGCACGCATATTCTAGATGTGGATTTTAAAAAAATTCGTGAGTTTAGTGGCAACTATGACGACTGGTATGTAGCAGCAAATTTGATAGCAAAACAGCACGAGATGGAACGCGATAAGAAGTTAAAAGAAAAAGAGGAGCTGGAGCGTTTTATCGCACGATTTTCAGCAAATGCAAGCAAGGCAAAACAAGCTACTAGTCGTGCAAAACAACTTGAAAAGCTTGACATTGCCGAGATTGCCATATCAAGTAGAAGAGATCCGAGTATTTTGTTTCGTGCAAATCGTGAGATAGGAAATGAACTAATAGAGCTTAAAAATATCAATAAAAAATTTGATGATAAAATTGTATTTAATGGGCTAAATTTCAAGCTTGAAAAGGGTGATAAACTAGCTATCATCGGACACAATGGTGTTGGTAAAAGTACACTTTGTAAGCTTATTACCGGCGAACTAGCACCAGATAGCGGAGAGATGCATATAGGAGCGACCATTGAGCTTGGCTACTTTGCACAAGATACAGTCAATAAAATAGATGGCGAATTAAAACTATATGAGTATCTGCAAGATGCAAAAAATAAAGACATTGATGAAATTCGCAAGTGTCTTGGTAGAATGCTATTTAGCGGAGCAGATCAAGAAAAATCAGTCAGTGCGTTAAGCGGCGGAGAAAAACATAGGGTTCGCTTAGCACAACTTATGCTCCATCGTCCAAATCTGCTCGTAATGGATGAGCCAAATAACCACCTTGATCTTGAAGCCATTATCGCACTTGGCGAGGCGTTTTATAATTTCACTGGCTCAGTCATCTGTGTGAGTCACGATAGAGAGCTAATAGACGCATTTGCAAACCGAATTTTACATCTTAAAGGTGATGGCGAGATAGTTGATTTTCGTGGGACATACGAAGAGTATCGCACAAATTTGGGACTTGAATATTAA
- a CDS encoding Crp/Fnr family transcriptional regulator, with product MLSKISFFKDLDETQLKRLESITILKKYKKGEFLFMEGDEPKWLIFLLSGSIKLYKTSQNGKEIFLHQLPPMNFVAEVVNFENIKYPASAIFVVSGEVLKIDYEKFYKEFLTDPKISLNFIKSMSQKLKITSNLLHQELILSSEAKVAKFILMHEDLFNELKHTKIASILNITPETFSRILNKFKISNIIKLDEKNQIVEKNSEELAEIFSY from the coding sequence ATGCTAAGCAAAATTTCATTTTTCAAAGATTTGGATGAAACTCAGCTTAAGCGTTTAGAATCCATAACTATTTTAAAAAAGTATAAAAAGGGGGAGTTTTTATTTATGGAAGGAGATGAGCCAAAGTGGCTTATTTTCCTGCTTAGTGGCTCTATAAAGCTTTATAAAACTAGCCAAAATGGTAAAGAAATTTTCCTTCATCAACTTCCGCCAATGAATTTTGTCGCCGAGGTTGTAAATTTTGAAAATATAAAATACCCTGCAAGTGCGATATTTGTAGTATCTGGTGAGGTGCTAAAGATTGATTATGAAAAATTTTATAAAGAGTTTTTAACTGATCCGAAAATTTCTTTAAATTTTATCAAATCTATGTCGCAAAAGCTAAAAATCACAAGTAATCTTTTGCATCAAGAACTAATTTTAAGTTCAGAAGCAAAGGTGGCTAAGTTTATTTTAATGCACGAAGATCTCTTTAATGAGTTAAAACACACAAAGATTGCATCTATTTTAAACATAACTCCAGAAACATTCTCAAGAATTTTAAATAAATTTAAAATATCAAATATTATAAAACTTGATGAAAAGAACCAAATCGTAGAGAAAAATTCCGAAGAATTGGCTGAAATTTTTTCATACTGA
- a CDS encoding phosphatidylserine decarboxylase: MSNDKIISRIFGRFSGIKFPKIIQNFINTQYVKCFKIDMSEFQDAKEYVSLNALFTRSLIKPRMFDTAEQIFISPSDGTCLSVGTSEQSRAFSIKGMSYDMAELLGYEAGEDLSNSYDFANIYLSPKDYHRYHAPCDINIKKAIYIPGRLYSVAVKWLKKVDSLYTKNERVALECEISSGKKLWLVFVGALNVGKMKFVFDERIQTNAMSNFTQIYEYDNLKVKKGDELGNFELGSTIVIISEKDAIEYNLFEGKSLKFAESIGMIK, translated from the coding sequence ATGAGTAACGATAAGATTATTTCACGTATTTTTGGGCGTTTTAGTGGGATTAAATTTCCAAAAATCATACAAAATTTCATAAACACACAATATGTAAAGTGCTTTAAAATAGATATGAGTGAGTTTCAAGACGCAAAGGAGTATGTGAGCTTAAACGCACTTTTTACACGCTCACTCATAAAGCCACGTATGTTTGATACAGCAGAGCAGATCTTTATCAGTCCAAGCGATGGCACATGTTTAAGCGTAGGCACGAGCGAACAGAGTAGGGCATTTAGTATCAAAGGTATGAGCTATGATATGGCTGAGCTTTTGGGTTACGAGGCTGGTGAAGATCTATCAAATAGCTATGATTTTGCAAACATATATCTTAGCCCAAAGGACTATCACCGATACCACGCACCTTGCGATATAAACATAAAAAAGGCGATCTATATCCCTGGGCGACTTTATAGTGTGGCAGTTAAGTGGTTAAAAAAAGTTGATAGCCTATATACGAAAAACGAGCGTGTGGCACTAGAGTGTGAGATTAGTAGTGGTAAAAAGCTATGGCTTGTCTTTGTTGGGGCATTAAATGTCGGAAAGATGAAGTTTGTCTTTGATGAGCGGATACAGACAAATGCAATGTCTAACTTCACACAAATTTATGAATATGATAATCTAAAAGTAAAAAAGGGTGATGAACTGGGTAACTTTGAGCTTGGCTCAACTATCGTGATAATTAGCGAAAAAGATGCGATAGAGTATAATTTATTTGAGGGTAAAAGCCTTAAATTCGCCGAGAGTATCGGTATGATAAAATAA
- a CDS encoding glucose-6-phosphate isomerase, with product MVTNSFKFNFADAANIAAYAKRINDEYESGEIGYYHLPRLGASLMDEIYEYENSLKHIKNVVLVGIGGSSLGVKALDGLLSANGRKRELFFLDNLDTQSYKNVLSSVKFSETLFIISSKSGNTIETITIFKCLLDEFKPQNLSENFLIITDPDTNLQNFAKENDIKYFNIPSNVGGRFSVLSCIGLVPLALCGYDIAQLLSGALACKAQYIIQNDSSIIAKAHHYATHRHANINVVFSYCDRFVKFNDWYVQLWAESLGKKSGYKRIGRTPVGLIGSRDQHSFLQLIMDGVKDKTITFIKVKEQDSGANKPLKVPNFSLKGLESCDFVAGLSLSELLNAQCDATMAALVQEGLSVDMIELERLDEWHAGWLIFYYELLTSATGIMLGINTYDQPGVEIGKRILKTMLSK from the coding sequence ATGGTAACAAATAGCTTTAAATTTAACTTCGCAGATGCTGCAAATATCGCCGCTTACGCAAAGAGGATAAACGATGAGTATGAAAGTGGCGAGATTGGGTATTATCATCTACCTAGGCTTGGTGCGTCCTTGATGGATGAAATTTATGAGTATGAAAATAGTTTAAAGCATATAAAAAATGTCGTACTTGTGGGTATCGGAGGTAGTTCGCTAGGTGTTAAGGCTCTTGATGGGCTACTAAGTGCAAATGGGCGAAAACGTGAGCTATTTTTCTTAGATAACCTTGATACACAAAGCTACAAAAATGTATTAAGTAGTGTAAAATTTAGTGAAACGCTTTTTATAATAAGCTCAAAATCCGGCAATACGATTGAAACGATTACGATATTTAAATGCCTTTTAGATGAGTTTAAGCCACAAAATTTGAGTGAAAATTTTCTAATTATTACCGATCCTGATACAAATTTACAAAATTTTGCCAAAGAAAATGACATTAAGTATTTTAATATCCCATCAAATGTCGGAGGTCGCTTTAGTGTGCTTAGTTGCATTGGACTAGTCCCGCTCGCTCTTTGCGGATATGATATAGCACAGCTTTTATCTGGGGCTTTAGCGTGTAAGGCACAATATATTATACAAAATGATAGTTCAATCATCGCAAAAGCTCATCATTACGCAACACACCGCCATGCAAATATAAATGTTGTATTTAGTTATTGTGATAGATTTGTTAAATTTAACGACTGGTATGTTCAGCTTTGGGCAGAGAGTCTTGGCAAAAAAAGTGGTTACAAACGCATAGGGCGTACGCCTGTAGGACTCATAGGAAGCCGAGATCAGCATAGCTTTTTGCAGCTTATAATGGATGGTGTGAAGGATAAAACGATAACTTTTATCAAAGTAAAGGAGCAAGATAGTGGTGCAAATAAACCTTTAAAAGTGCCAAATTTCAGCTTAAAGGGGCTTGAGAGTTGTGATTTTGTGGCAGGACTAAGCTTAAGCGAGCTTTTAAATGCTCAGTGCGATGCGACTATGGCGGCACTTGTGCAAGAGGGGCTTAGCGTAGATATGATAGAGCTTGAGCGACTTGATGAATGGCACGCTGGTTGGCTGATATTTTACTATGAGCTGCTAACATCTGCAACAGGGATAATGCTAGGGATAAATACTTACGATCAGCCCGGAGTAGAGATAGGTAAGCGTATCTTAAAAACTATGCTCTCTAAATAG
- a CDS encoding cytochrome c3 family protein, translating to MATAKKKFLVWSSVVIGIVAGLIASMGIADVLHATGSGFVCTMCHTMDPMNAAYHEDTHGGKNKLGIKAECSACHLDHTSAYTYVLTKIKVSINDGYKTFFTNTNKIDWRKKREHASHFTYDSGCMTCHSNLKDVIQSGKSFLPHRDYFVLGNANKKSCVDCHNHVGHKNLGFYIDKFEKQKENNITK from the coding sequence TTGGCTACTGCTAAAAAGAAATTTCTTGTATGGTCATCTGTAGTTATAGGCATAGTGGCAGGATTGATCGCATCTATGGGTATTGCTGATGTGCTTCACGCTACTGGGAGTGGCTTTGTGTGCACGATGTGCCATACGATGGATCCTATGAATGCTGCGTATCACGAGGATACTCATGGTGGTAAAAACAAGCTCGGCATAAAGGCAGAGTGTTCAGCATGTCATCTTGATCACACTAGTGCATATACATATGTTTTAACAAAGATAAAAGTATCTATAAATGACGGATATAAGACATTTTTTACCAATACAAATAAGATTGATTGGCGTAAAAAACGCGAACATGCATCGCACTTTACATATGATAGCGGATGTATGACCTGTCATTCAAATTTAAAAGATGTTATCCAATCAGGTAAGTCATTTTTACCACACCGTGATTATTTCGTCCTTGGCAATGCAAATAAAAAATCTTGTGTTGATTGTCATAACCACGTAGGTCATAAAAATTTAGGTTTTTATATAGATAAATTTGAAAAACAAAAAGAAAATAATATAACTAAATAA
- a CDS encoding multiheme c-type cytochrome — protein MFKKVAILLACLVSFSLSANATDGNQTDAVKLNVVKNIKVAHKMSDLSKSCVECHAEKTPGIVADWKNSRHAHVGVSCMDCHSVNADSPMASVKVHPKDSNNHVSMLVSPKTCAKCHENEVAEFLQSGHARGGMQMYANPAMVKLMYHYEGADHKDFKMAPDATGCSQCHGTIIKLDADKKPIAASWPNYGIANVYPDGGVGNCRSCHSSHTFKISEARKPAACASCHLGPDHPDIEIFNNSMHGHIFNSEGHTWNYDSAPDTWDVPDFRGPTCATCHMSGVGETTTTHNVSLRLKWNLWAPRSELRTAGYDQAYEQYTKTGKINVGTPLAGHPNGPEAARAEMKLVCKVCHTTTHTNNFFEMADKQVQLYNVYYDEAKKMLDDLKAKNLLLEDMWEDEFQDVFYHLWHHEGRRMRQGALMGGPDYSHWHGVFEVKNDIRKLRKIYKERIESGKIE, from the coding sequence ATGTTTAAAAAAGTTGCTATTTTATTAGCCTGTTTAGTATCTTTTAGCTTAAGTGCTAATGCTACTGATGGCAATCAGACAGACGCGGTCAAATTAAATGTTGTAAAAAACATTAAGGTCGCACACAAGATGTCTGATCTGTCAAAAAGCTGTGTTGAGTGCCACGCAGAGAAGACGCCCGGTATCGTTGCGGATTGGAAAAATAGTCGCCACGCACACGTTGGTGTTAGCTGTATGGACTGCCACTCTGTAAATGCTGATAGTCCAATGGCATCAGTCAAAGTGCATCCAAAAGATTCAAATAACCACGTTTCTATGTTAGTTAGCCCTAAAACTTGTGCTAAATGCCACGAGAATGAGGTAGCAGAATTTTTACAAAGCGGACATGCAAGAGGTGGTATGCAGATGTATGCAAATCCAGCTATGGTTAAGCTTATGTATCACTACGAGGGAGCAGATCATAAAGACTTTAAAATGGCTCCAGATGCGACTGGATGTAGTCAGTGTCATGGCACTATTATAAAGCTTGATGCTGATAAAAAGCCTATTGCTGCGTCTTGGCCAAATTACGGTATAGCAAACGTATATCCTGATGGTGGCGTAGGCAATTGTCGCTCTTGTCATAGCTCGCATACTTTTAAAATTTCGGAGGCTAGAAAGCCAGCGGCTTGTGCATCTTGCCACCTTGGACCAGATCATCCAGATATTGAGATATTTAACAACTCAATGCACGGGCATATCTTTAACTCTGAAGGTCATACTTGGAATTACGATAGTGCTCCTGATACTTGGGATGTGCCAGATTTTAGAGGGCCTACTTGTGCAACTTGCCATATGAGTGGTGTAGGTGAGACTACGACAACTCACAACGTTTCACTACGTTTAAAATGGAATCTTTGGGCACCAAGAAGTGAGTTAAGAACAGCAGGTTATGACCAAGCTTATGAGCAATACACAAAAACTGGCAAGATTAACGTCGGAACGCCACTTGCAGGACATCCAAATGGACCAGAGGCTGCACGTGCTGAGATGAAGCTGGTATGTAAGGTATGCCATACGACAACCCATACAAACAACTTCTTTGAGATGGCTGATAAGCAAGTTCAACTTTATAATGTCTATTATGATGAGGCTAAGAAGATGCTTGATGATCTAAAAGCTAAAAATTTATTGCTTGAAGATATGTGGGAAGATGAGTTTCAAGATGTATTCTATCACTTATGGCACCACGAGGGTCGTCGTATGAGACAAGGTGCTTTAATGGGCGGACCTGATTATTCACACTGGCATGGAGTATTTGAAGTTAAAAATGATATCAGAAAACTTCGTAAGATCTACAAAGAGAGAATAGAAAGCGGTAAAATAGAGTAA